A part of Oncorhynchus clarkii lewisi isolate Uvic-CL-2024 chromosome 17, UVic_Ocla_1.0, whole genome shotgun sequence genomic DNA contains:
- the LOC139369493 gene encoding asparagine-rich protein-like: MNKQMNKQMNSRMKSKMSSRMKSKMSSRMKSNMSSRMKSKMNNKMNSRMTSKMNSRTKGKMNSKMNNKMNHRMNNKMNLKMNSRMKSKMNSKMNIRVNSRMNSKMKNKMNKRMNNKMTNKMNSKMKNKMNKRMKKKINKKMNSKMNNKMDSRINSKMNSKMKSRMNSKMNSKMNNKMNSRMNSKMNHKTNSKMNNKINSGMKSKMNNKMNNKMNRKMTNRMNSRMNSKMNNKMDNKMSSRVNNKMNSRMNSKLNKNMNSRTNNKMNNKMNSRMNSKMNNKMDNKMSSRVNNKMDSRMNSKMNKKMNSRMNNKMDSKMNSKMNHKMNSGMKSKMNNKLNNKMNSRMNTKMNSKMNNKMDNKMSSRVNNKMNNKMNSRMNSQMNNKMDSWMNNKMNKNMNNRMNKMDSRMNSKMNNKMTNRMNSKMNIYMNRRMNSKMNNKMDSRMNSKMNKKINNRMNKNMNKNMNNKMNNKMNNKMTNRMNSKMSIYMNRRMNSKMNNKMNSRMNSKMNSKMNNKMNSRMTSKMTSKMTSKMNNKMNNKMNSRMNCKMSNKVNSRMNKKINLKMNSKMNIYSALRKMNNKMNSKMNSNMNSRMNSKMNSKMNSKMNNKMNSRMNSKMNHKTNSKMNNKMNSGMKSKMTTG, from the exons ATGAACAAACAGATGAACAAACAAATGAACAGCAGGATGAAGAGCAAGATGAGCAGTAGGATGAAGAGCAAGATGAGCAGTAGGATGAAGAGCAATATGAGCAGTAGGATGAAGAGCAAGATGAACAACAAGATGAACAGTAGGATGACCAGCAAGATGAACAGTAGGACAAAGGGCAAGATGAACAGCAAGATGAACAACAAGATGAACCATAGGATGAACAACAAGATGAATCTCAAGATGAACAGTAGGATGAAGAGCAAGATGAACAGCAAGATGAACATTAGGGTGAACAGTAGGATGAACAGCAAGATGAAAAACAAGATGAACAAAAGGATGAACAACAAGATGACCAACAAGATGAACAGCAAGATGAAAAACAAGATGAACAAAAGGATGAAAAAAAAAATTAACAAGAAGATGAACAGCAAGATGAACAACAAGATGGACAGTAGGATTAACAGCAAGATGAACAGCAAGATGAAAAGTAGGATGAACAGTAAGATGAACAGCAAGATGAACAACAAGATGAACAGTAGGATGAACAGCAAGATGAACCACAAGACGAACAGCAAGATGAACAACAAGATAAACAGTGGGATGAAGAGCAAGATGAACAACAAGATGAACAACAAGATGAACCGCAAGATGACCAACAGGATGAACAGTAGGATGAACAGCAAGATGAACAACAAGATGGACAACAAGATGAGCAGTAGGGTGAACAACAAGATGAACAGTAGGATGAACAGCaagctgaacaaaaatatgaacagtAGGACGAACAACAAGATGAACAACAAGATGAACAGTAGGATGAACAGCAAGATGAACAACAAGATGGACAACAAGATGAGCAGTAGGGTGAACAACAAGATGGACAGTAGGATGAACAGCAAGATGAACAAAAAGATGAACAGTAGGATGAACAACAAGATGGACAGTAAGATGAACAGCAAGATGAACCACAAGATGAACAGTGGGATGAAGAGCAAGATGAACAACAAGTTGAACAACAAGATGAACAGTAGGATGAACACCAAGATGAACAGCAAGATGAACAACAAGATGGACAACAAGATGAGCAGTAGGGTGAACAACAAGATGAACAACAAGATGAACAGTAGGATGAACAGCCAGATGAACAACAAGATGGACAGTTGGATGAACAACAagatgaacaaaaatatgaacaatAGGATGAACAAGATGGACAGTAGGATGAACAGCAAGATGAACAACAAGATGACCAACAGGATGAACAGCAAGATGAACATCTATATGAACAGAAGGATGAACAGCAAGATGAATAACAAGATGGACAGTAGGATGAACAGCAAGATGAACAAAAAGATTAACAATAggatgaacaaaaatatgaacaaaaatatgaacaacAAGATGAACAACAAGATGAACAACAAGATGACCAACAGGATGAACAGCAAGATGAGCATCTATATGAACAGAAGGATGAACAGCAAGATGAACAACAAGATGAACAGTAGGATGAACAGCAAGATGAACAGCAAGATGAACAACAAGATGAACAGTAGGATGACCAGCAAGATGACAAGCAAGATGACCAGCAAGATGAACAACAAGATGAACAACAAGATGAACAGTAGGATGAACTGCAAGATGAGCAACAAGGTGAACAGTAGGATGAACAAGAAAATTAACCTGAAGATGAACAGCAAGATgaacatctacagtgccttgcgaaa GATGAACAACAAGATGAACAGCAAGATGAACAGCAACATGAACAGTAGGATGAACAGCAAGATGAACAGTAAGATGAACAGCAAGATGAACAACAAGATGAACAGTAGGATGAACAGCAAGATGAACCACAAGACGAACAGCAAGATGAACAACAAGATGAACAGTGGGATGAAGAGCAAGATGACAACAGGATGA
- the LOC139369495 gene encoding asparagine-rich protein-like, translating to MNTKMNSKMTNRMNSRMNSKMNSRMNNKMNSKMNSRMNSKMNNKMNSRMNSKMNHKTNSKMNNKINSGMKSKMNNKMNSKMNRKMNSKMNRKMTNRMSSRMNSKMNSRTNNKMNNKMNSRMNSKMNNKMDNKMSSRVNNKINSRMNSKLNKKMNSRMNNKMNNKMNSRMNSKMNNKMDNKMSSRVNNKMDSRMNSKMNKKMNSRMKSKMNNKLNNKMNSRMNTKMNSKMTNRMNSRMNSKMNSRMNNKMNSKMNNKMDNKMSSRVNNKMNNKMNSRMNSQMNNKMDSWMNNKMNKNMNNRMNMMDSRMNSKMNNTMTNRMNSKMNIYMNRRMNSKMNNKMDSRMNSKMNKKINNRMNKNMNKNMNNKINNKMNNKMTNRMNSKMRIYMNRRMNSKMNNKMNSRMNSKMNSKMNNKMNSRMNSKMNSKMNSKMNSKMNNKMNSRMNSKMNIYMNRRMNSKMNNNMNSRMNSKMNNNMNSRMNSKMNNKMNSRTNSNMNNYMNSWLNKNINKKMNNIVRFFPQ from the coding sequence ATGAACACCAAGATGAACAGCAAGATGACCAACAGGATGAACAGTAGGATGAACAGCAAGATGAACAGTAGGATGAACAACAAGATGAACAGCAAGATGAACAGTAGGATGAACAGCAAGATGAACAACAAGATGAACAGTAGGATGAACAGCAAGATGAACCACAAGACGAACAGCAAGATGAACAACAAGATAAACAGTGGGATGAAGAGCAAGATGAACAACAAGATGAACAGCAAGATGAACCGCAAGATGAACAGCAAGATGAACCGCAAGATGACCAACAGGATGAGCAGTAGGATGAACAGCAAGATGAACAGTAGGACGAACAACAAGATGAACAACAAGATGAACAGTAGGATGAACAGCAAGATGAACAACAAGATGGACAACAAGATGAGCAGTAGGGTGAACAACAAGATTAACAGTAGGATGAACAGCAAGCTGAACAAAAAGATGAACAGTAGGATGAACAACAAGATGAACAACAAGATGAACAGTAGGATGAACAGCAAGATGAACAACAAGATGGACAACAAGATGAGCAGTAGGGTGAACAACAAGATGGACAGTAGGATGAACAGCAAGATGAACAAAAAGATGAACAGTAGGATGAAGAGCAAGATGAACAACAAGTTGAACAACAAGATGAACAGTAGGATGAACACCAAGATGAACAGCAAGATGACCAACAGGATGAACAGTAGGATGAACAGCAAGATGAACAGTAGGATGAACAACAAGATGAACAGCAAGATGAACAACAAGATGGACAACAAGATGAGCAGTAGGGTGAACAACAAGATGAACAACAAGATGAACAGTAGGATGAACAGCCAGATGAACAACAAGATGGACAGTTGGATGAACAACAagatgaacaaaaatatgaacaatAGGATGAACATGATGGACAGTAGGATGAACAGCAAGATGAACAACACGATGACCAACAGGATGAACAGCAAGATGAACATCTATATGAACAGAAGGATGAACAGCAAGATGAATAACAAGATGGACAGTAGGATGAACAGCAAGATGAACAAAAAGATTAACAATAggatgaacaaaaatatgaacaaaaatatgaacaacAAGATTAACAACAAGATGAACAACAAGATGACCAACAGGATGAACAGCAAGATGAGAATCTATATGAACAGAAGGATGAACAGCAAGATGAACAACAAGATGAACAGTAGGATGAACAGCAAGATGAACAGCAAGATGAACAACAAGATGAACAGTAGGATGAACAGCAAGATGAACAGCAAGATGAACAGCAAGATGAACAGCAAGATGAACAACAAGATGAACAGTAGGATGAACAGCAAGATGAACATCTATATGAACAGAAGGATGAACAGCAAGATGAACAACAATATGAACAGTAGGATGAACAGCAAGATGAACAACAATATGAACAGTAGGATGAACAGCAAGATGAACAACAAGATGAACAGTAGGACGAACAGCAATATGAACAACTATATGAACAGTTGGTTGAACAAGAATATTAACAAGAAGATGAACAATATCGTCCGCTTTTTTCCTCAGTAA
- the LOC139369494 gene encoding asparagine-rich protein-like produces the protein MNNKMNSKMNSRMNRKMNSKMNSKMNNKMNSRINSKMNHKTNSKMNNKINSGMKSKMNNKMNSKMNRKMTNRMNSRMNSKMNSRTNNKMNNKMNSRMNSKMNNKMENKMSSRVKNKMNSRMNSKLNKKLNSRTNNKMNNKMNSRMNSKMNNKMDNKMSSRVNNKMDSRMNSKMNKKMNSRMNNKMDSKMNSKMNHKMNSGMKSKMNNKLNNKMNSRMNTKMNSKMTNRMNSRMNSKKMNSKMNKMNNKMNRMNSKMNHKTNTDEQQDEQMKRKMNRMNNKMNRKMNSKWDEEQDEQQVEQQDEQ, from the coding sequence ATGAACAACAAGATGAACAGCAAGATGAACAGTAGGATGAACAGGAAGATGAACAGTAAGATGAACAGCAAGATGAACAACAAGATGAACAGTAGGATAAACAGCAAGATGAACCACAAGACGAACAGCAAGATGAACAACAAGATAAACAGTGGGATGAAGAGCAAGATGAACAACAAGATGAACAGCAAGATGAACCGCAAGATGACAAACAGGATGAACAGTAGGATGAACAGCAAGATGAACAGTAGGACGAACAACAAGATGAACAACAAGATGAACAGTAGGATGAACAGCAAGATGAACAACAAGATGGAAAACAAGATGAGCAGTAGGGTGAAAAACAAGATGAACAGTAGGATGAACAGCAAGCTGAACAAAAAGCTGAACAGTAGGACGAACAACAAGATGAACAACAAGATGAACAGTAGGATGAACAGCAAGATGAACAACAAGATGGACAACAAGATGAGCAGTAGGGTGAACAACAAGATGGACAGTAGGATGAACAGCAAGATGAACAAAAAGATGAACAGTAGGATGAACAACAAGATGGACAGTAAGATGAACAGCAAGATGAACCACAAGATGAACAGTGGGATGAAGAGCAAGATGAACAACAAGTTGAACAACAAGATGAACAGTAGGATGAACACCAAGATGAACAGCAAGATGACCAACAGGATGAACAGTAGGATGAACAGCAAGAAGATGAACAGCAAGATGAACAAGATGAACAACAAGATGAACAGGATGAACAGCAAGATGAACCACAAGACGAACACAGATGAACAACAAGATGAACAGATGAAGAGAAAGATGAACAGGATGAACAACAAGATGAACAGGAAGATGAACAGTAAGTGGGATGAAGAGCAAGATGAACAACAAGTTGAACAACAAGATGAACAGTAG